In the genome of Pseudomonas sp. P5_109, one region contains:
- the ccmD gene encoding heme exporter protein CcmD, with protein sequence MSFASFGDFLAMGHHGLYVWSAYGICLAVLALNVAAPILARKRYLQQEARRLRRENGK encoded by the coding sequence ATGAGTTTTGCTTCATTCGGCGACTTCCTCGCCATGGGTCATCATGGCCTGTATGTCTGGTCAGCCTATGGCATCTGCCTGGCGGTATTGGCCCTCAACGTGGCGGCGCCGATCCTGGCCCGCAAGCGGTATCTGCAACAAGAGGCGCGTCGTTTGCG